Proteins encoded by one window of Chryseobacterium foetidum:
- a CDS encoding zinc-dependent metalloprotease: MKNISLAMAAAAMMLSTQTLFAQEKDSATTKKEPAAAGAKKEDDKKKSPIKPYKEIITDKAVSDDGVFTVHKVDDKYYFEIPDSVLKKEFLLVTRLTKAAAGMRSGMSGYAGDQIGQQVVAFEKGPKDKILLRSISFVDYAKDSTSDMYNSVTRNNVQSIIKSFDVKTYGVNKKTTVIEVTDVLNADTELTSFSVWAKDAFRVGAFQKDMSFVNFVKSYPTNIEINTTKTFARTLGKLSPEMAKDAPKISGNYTVEVNSSFVLLPENKMQARYFDPRVGYFAVGYTDFDLDPQGVKKVSLVKRWRLEPKPQDLEKYKKGELVEPAKPIVFYIDPATPKKWVPYLIQGVNDWQKAFEKAGFKNAIIAKVPDLKTNPDWSLEDARFSAIVYKPSDVPNASGPSISDPRTGEILESHINWYHNVMLLLRNWYFVQASPNDPRARMVDFDDKLMGELIRFVSSHEVGHTLGLRHNYGSSSTVPVEKLRDKKWVEKNGHTPSIMDYARFNYVAQPEDNISDAGIMPRIGDYDDWAIEWGYRRFNEYKSPEAEKEFLNKWVIKNLKNDRLWFGTETNPFDPRSQSEQVGDNAMIASTYGIKNLKRIVDNLEKWTEKPNEDYDNLGMMYDQVVTQLKRYSGHVSKYIGGEMETPKNVEQSGAVYEPVTKKDQKEAMKFLDENIFTTPNWLIKKEIFEKTGKTPAGTVSDVQNGVLSRILSPMVLQKMAQMETVDPKTYTLIELFSDLNTSIIRKDNPDVYVRNLQRSYIDQQIKLADSKSFDKTDVSAIARGNLNSIKKELAAKTDSNTVNKYHYEDLVFRIEKALDPK, translated from the coding sequence GTGAAAAACATAAGCTTAGCAATGGCTGCCGCTGCCATGATGTTGTCAACGCAGACTTTATTTGCTCAGGAAAAAGATTCTGCCACTACAAAGAAAGAACCGGCTGCTGCTGGTGCGAAAAAGGAAGATGATAAAAAGAAATCTCCTATAAAGCCTTATAAAGAAATCATTACAGATAAAGCGGTTTCAGACGACGGCGTTTTCACGGTTCATAAAGTGGATGATAAATATTACTTCGAAATTCCGGATTCTGTATTGAAAAAAGAGTTTCTTCTCGTAACAAGACTAACCAAAGCCGCTGCAGGAATGCGTTCCGGAATGTCGGGTTATGCAGGTGACCAAATCGGGCAGCAGGTTGTCGCTTTCGAAAAAGGTCCGAAAGACAAAATTCTTTTAAGATCAATTTCGTTCGTAGATTATGCGAAAGATTCTACTTCAGATATGTACAATTCGGTCACGAGAAACAATGTTCAGAGTATCATCAAATCTTTTGATGTAAAAACGTATGGAGTCAACAAAAAGACCACTGTCATTGAGGTGACGGATGTTTTGAATGCTGACACCGAACTTACTTCATTTTCCGTTTGGGCAAAAGATGCTTTCCGTGTTGGAGCTTTCCAGAAAGATATGTCTTTCGTCAATTTTGTGAAATCTTATCCGACCAATATTGAAATTAATACAACTAAAACTTTCGCCAGAACTTTAGGTAAACTTTCTCCTGAAATGGCAAAAGATGCTCCTAAAATCAGTGGAAATTATACTGTTGAAGTAAATTCTTCATTCGTTTTACTTCCTGAAAACAAAATGCAGGCAAGATACTTCGACCCTAGAGTTGGATATTTTGCTGTCGGATACACAGATTTCGATTTGGATCCTCAAGGTGTAAAGAAAGTTTCTTTAGTTAAAAGATGGAGACTTGAGCCTAAGCCTCAGGATTTGGAAAAATATAAGAAAGGTGAACTGGTAGAACCCGCAAAACCAATTGTTTTCTACATCGATCCGGCAACTCCGAAAAAATGGGTTCCTTATTTAATTCAGGGTGTGAATGACTGGCAGAAAGCGTTCGAAAAAGCAGGTTTCAAAAATGCCATCATCGCAAAAGTTCCTGATTTAAAAACAAATCCGGACTGGAGCTTGGAAGATGCAAGATTCTCTGCGATCGTTTACAAACCGTCAGATGTTCCCAATGCTTCCGGACCTTCAATTTCAGATCCGAGAACCGGTGAAATTCTGGAAAGTCATATCAACTGGTATCACAACGTCATGCTGTTGTTGAGAAACTGGTATTTCGTACAGGCTTCTCCGAACGATCCAAGAGCGAGAATGGTGGATTTCGATGATAAACTGATGGGAGAACTGATTCGATTTGTTTCTTCTCACGAAGTTGGTCACACTTTAGGTTTGAGACATAATTATGGTTCAAGTTCGACTGTTCCAGTTGAAAAACTGAGAGATAAAAAATGGGTTGAAAAAAACGGTCACACACCATCAATCATGGATTATGCAAGATTTAATTATGTTGCACAACCGGAAGACAACATCAGCGATGCTGGAATCATGCCGAGAATTGGTGACTACGACGACTGGGCTATTGAATGGGGTTACAGAAGATTTAATGAATACAAAAGTCCTGAAGCTGAAAAGGAATTTTTAAATAAATGGGTCATTAAAAACCTTAAAAATGATAGACTTTGGTTCGGAACGGAAACTAATCCTTTCGACCCGAGATCTCAGAGCGAGCAGGTGGGTGACAACGCCATGATTGCAAGCACTTATGGAATTAAAAACCTGAAAAGAATTGTAGACAATCTTGAAAAATGGACTGAAAAACCAAACGAAGATTACGATAACCTCGGAATGATGTATGATCAGGTGGTGACTCAGCTGAAGAGATATTCCGGTCACGTTTCAAAATACATTGGCGGTGAAATGGAAACTCCTAAAAATGTAGAGCAGTCGGGAGCTGTTTACGAGCCGGTTACTAAAAAAGACCAAAAGGAAGCGATGAAGTTTTTAGATGAAAACATTTTCACGACGCCAAACTGGTTGATTAAAAAAGAAATTTTCGAGAAAACAGGAAAAACCCCTGCAGGAACAGTTTCTGATGTACAAAACGGGGTGCTTTCGAGAATTTTAAGCCCGATGGTTTTACAGAAAATGGCTCAGATGGAAACAGTTGATCCAAAAACCTATACTTTGATCGAATTGTTTTCAGATTTAAATACTTCAATTATCAGAAAAGATAATCCTGATGTTTACGTGAGAAATCTCCAGAGAAGCTACATAGATCAGCAGATTAAACTGGCAGATTCAAAATCTTTCGATAAAACTGATGTTTCGGCGATTGCAAGAGGAAATTTAAATTCAATTAAAAAAGAATTGGCAGCAAAAACAGATTCAAATACGGTAAATAAATACCATTACGAAGATTTGGTTTTCAGAATAGAAAAAGCTTTAGACCCAAAATAA
- the rlmD gene encoding 23S rRNA (uracil(1939)-C(5))-methyltransferase RlmD, with protein sequence MRKKKDVILENIKLFAAGAKGVAIGKTEEGKTVLVSGAIPGDVVNARVKKSKSKYYEAEVKELVEKSPFRVEPKCIHFGVCGGCKWQNMSYEKQLEIKQEEVYNNIKRIGGIENFETVPILGAEEQYFYRNKMEFSFSNARWLTQYEISSEENFGSRDALGFHIPGMWSKILDLKECWLQEDPSNAIRLAVKKFAENKGLDFFDVKIQKGFLRTLMMRQNSKGEWMVLFQLHREEKENRTELFDFLLEQFPQIKTLVYAINPKQNDSIYDLDVKTYFGEGFLMEEMDGLKFKIGPKSFFQTNYKQALELYRKTLEFADLKGDEVVYDLYTGTGTIAQYVARNAKHVIGIESVQEAIDAAIEHAELNGLTNTTFYCGDMKNVFNDEFLENHPPADVLITDPPRDGMHQKVVEQILKLAPKKVVYVSCNSATQARDLALMKDDYDVVKILPVDMFPQTHHVENIALLIKK encoded by the coding sequence ATGAGAAAGAAGAAAGACGTCATTCTTGAAAATATAAAATTATTTGCTGCAGGCGCAAAAGGGGTTGCCATAGGGAAAACGGAAGAAGGCAAAACCGTTTTGGTTTCAGGAGCGATTCCGGGCGATGTGGTGAATGCCAGAGTTAAAAAATCAAAGTCAAAATATTATGAGGCTGAAGTGAAGGAACTCGTTGAGAAATCTCCGTTCAGAGTTGAGCCAAAATGCATTCACTTCGGTGTGTGTGGCGGTTGCAAATGGCAGAACATGAGCTACGAAAAGCAGCTTGAAATTAAACAGGAAGAGGTTTACAACAATATTAAAAGAATCGGCGGCATAGAAAATTTTGAAACCGTTCCTATTTTAGGTGCTGAAGAGCAGTATTTCTACAGAAACAAAATGGAATTCTCATTTTCAAACGCACGATGGCTGACGCAGTACGAGATCAGTTCTGAAGAAAACTTTGGAAGCAGAGATGCTTTGGGATTTCATATTCCGGGCATGTGGAGCAAGATTTTGGATTTAAAGGAATGCTGGCTGCAGGAAGATCCGTCCAATGCAATTCGTTTGGCGGTAAAGAAATTTGCTGAGAACAAAGGACTGGATTTTTTCGATGTTAAAATTCAGAAAGGTTTCCTGAGAACTTTGATGATGAGACAAAACTCTAAAGGAGAATGGATGGTTTTATTCCAGCTTCACAGAGAAGAAAAAGAAAACCGCACCGAACTCTTTGATTTTCTTTTGGAGCAGTTTCCACAGATCAAAACTTTGGTTTACGCCATCAATCCAAAACAGAACGATTCCATTTATGATTTAGATGTTAAAACCTATTTCGGGGAAGGTTTCTTAATGGAAGAAATGGATGGACTGAAGTTTAAAATCGGACCCAAATCATTCTTCCAGACGAATTATAAGCAAGCCTTAGAATTATATAGAAAGACACTCGAATTTGCTGATTTAAAAGGTGATGAAGTCGTTTACGATTTATACACCGGAACCGGAACCATCGCTCAGTATGTTGCCAGAAATGCAAAACACGTTATCGGAATTGAATCTGTACAGGAAGCAATCGATGCAGCCATCGAGCACGCTGAACTGAATGGTTTAACCAACACAACGTTCTACTGTGGTGATATGAAAAACGTTTTCAACGACGAGTTTTTAGAAAATCATCCACCGGCAGATGTTTTGATTACCGATCCGCCAAGAGACGGAATGCACCAGAAAGTTGTTGAGCAGATCCTGAAATTAGCTCCTAAGAAAGTGGTGTACGTAAGCTGTAATTCTGCCACTCAGGCAAGAGATTTAGCTTTGATGAAAGATGATTATGACGTAGTAAAAATTCTTCCTGTCGACATGTTCCCCCAGACCCATCACGTAGAGAATATTGCATTACTTATCAAAAAATAA
- a CDS encoding TlpA family protein disulfide reductase, producing the protein MKKYLLLFVIAIFVMSCSKKVEIKGKIAGSSPLERIEFVEASGVATLPLTNIGLDKDGNFTGTFEAPKDGMYLMNYAGKSNLIFLKGGQNINLSGNSATFPNEFTLTGDGKADNEFYQACQKFLMTYSQTIDIQTLSSGTEANFLKGIQKIASDLNKNVEENVKKFNPGKEVIEWKKNDVNTAILNVMAGYEMSKKQQNMANPSFKVSKAFTDYENKLQEDKEKMVASSPYFRQYLLQKVSIDFQKFAEAKAKGKTDVTTSELFSDFLKTKKDLSQTTKDYLLAFVIAQSDMHLGTPAKASAKISEIIEKDIKDSSVKEDLKKMQFAVNGVKIGEVAPDVKLTKQDGSTFKLSDNAGKPTVVMFYASWNPYIAEGTVPVVKEVVNFYKSKMNFVFVNLDDTKDQFTKTSKAMFSGVAGTNVYGDGGLNSDAAKKFGIYGFKLPCYIVIDKAGKVASRPYMNLGEQELVSILDKQTGLSAPMTAPNPQQQQMLTPEQMQQMQEVAAQQEQQQQQPAQTK; encoded by the coding sequence ATGAAGAAATATCTTTTGTTATTTGTCATTGCAATATTTGTGATGTCTTGTTCAAAAAAAGTTGAGATCAAAGGAAAGATCGCAGGAAGTTCGCCTCTTGAAAGAATTGAGTTTGTAGAAGCTTCCGGTGTAGCTACTTTACCGTTAACCAACATCGGGTTAGATAAAGACGGAAATTTTACAGGAACTTTTGAAGCTCCTAAAGACGGAATGTACCTGATGAATTATGCAGGAAAGTCTAACCTTATTTTCTTAAAAGGTGGCCAGAATATTAATCTTTCAGGAAATTCGGCTACTTTTCCAAACGAATTCACGCTTACCGGAGATGGTAAAGCTGATAACGAATTTTATCAGGCTTGTCAGAAATTCTTAATGACTTACAGCCAGACGATAGATATTCAGACGCTTAGCAGCGGAACTGAAGCTAATTTCTTAAAAGGAATTCAAAAAATCGCATCAGATTTAAATAAAAACGTTGAAGAAAATGTAAAGAAATTCAATCCTGGAAAAGAGGTTATTGAATGGAAAAAGAATGATGTAAATACTGCAATTCTTAATGTAATGGCAGGTTACGAAATGTCTAAGAAACAGCAGAATATGGCAAATCCTTCATTCAAAGTTTCTAAGGCGTTTACAGATTATGAAAACAAACTTCAGGAAGATAAAGAAAAAATGGTGGCTTCAAGTCCGTATTTCAGACAGTATCTTCTACAAAAAGTGAGCATAGATTTCCAAAAGTTTGCTGAGGCTAAAGCGAAAGGAAAAACTGATGTTACCACTTCAGAACTTTTCAGTGATTTCCTTAAAACAAAGAAAGATCTTTCTCAAACTACCAAAGATTATCTTTTGGCTTTTGTGATTGCTCAGTCTGATATGCATTTGGGAACTCCTGCAAAAGCATCAGCTAAAATCTCAGAAATTATTGAAAAAGATATTAAAGATTCTTCAGTAAAAGAAGATCTTAAGAAAATGCAGTTTGCAGTAAATGGTGTTAAAATCGGTGAAGTTGCTCCTGATGTTAAATTAACTAAGCAGGACGGAAGCACTTTCAAACTTTCAGATAATGCAGGAAAACCAACAGTGGTAATGTTCTACGCTTCATGGAATCCTTATATTGCTGAAGGAACCGTTCCTGTAGTGAAAGAAGTGGTAAATTTCTACAAGTCTAAAATGAATTTCGTATTCGTAAATCTTGATGATACAAAAGATCAGTTCACAAAAACAAGCAAAGCAATGTTCAGCGGAGTAGCTGGTACCAATGTTTACGGAGATGGCGGTCTTAATTCTGATGCAGCAAAAAAATTCGGAATCTACGGGTTCAAATTACCTTGCTACATCGTAATAGACAAAGCAGGAAAAGTGGCAAGCAGACCTTACATGAACTTAGGCGAGCAGGAGTTGGTTTCAATTCTTGATAAGCAGACCGGATTGTCTGCACCAATGACTGCACCAAATCCTCAGCAACAGCAAATGTTGACACCAGAGCAAATGCAGCAGATGCAGGAAGTGGCAGCACAACAGGAGCAACAACAGCAACAACCTGCTCAGACAAAATAA
- a CDS encoding succinate dehydrogenase/fumarate reductase iron-sulfur subunit, with the protein MSAKKGLHLTLKIWRQKNTKTKGQFETYKISDVSTDSSFLEMLDILNEQLINEGREPIAFDHDCREGICGMCSLYINGRAHGPDTGITTCQLHMRMFKDGETIVIEPWRSAAFPVIKDLMVDRSAFDRVMAAGGFISVNTSGNTLDANAIPVPKEDADKAMDAAACIACGACVASCKNGSAMLFVGAKVSQYALLPQGRVEAKRRVLNMVKAMDEEGFGNCSNTGACEVECPKGISLENIARMNREYMAAYADRG; encoded by the coding sequence ATGAGTGCAAAAAAAGGCCTTCATCTTACGCTGAAAATTTGGAGACAAAAAAATACTAAAACCAAAGGTCAGTTTGAGACCTATAAAATATCGGATGTTTCTACAGATTCTTCATTTTTAGAAATGTTGGACATCCTGAACGAACAGTTGATCAACGAAGGAAGAGAACCTATCGCTTTCGACCACGACTGTCGTGAAGGAATCTGCGGAATGTGTTCACTTTACATCAATGGTAGAGCTCACGGTCCGGATACAGGAATTACAACATGTCAGCTTCACATGAGAATGTTCAAAGACGGTGAAACCATCGTTATTGAGCCTTGGAGAAGTGCAGCGTTCCCTGTGATCAAGGATTTGATGGTAGACAGAAGCGCATTCGACAGAGTAATGGCTGCAGGTGGATTTATCTCGGTAAACACTTCAGGAAATACTTTGGATGCCAACGCAATTCCTGTTCCTAAAGAAGATGCAGACAAAGCAATGGATGCAGCGGCATGTATCGCTTGTGGTGCTTGCGTAGCTTCCTGTAAAAACGGTTCTGCAATGTTGTTCGTTGGAGCTAAAGTTTCTCAGTACGCTCTTTTACCTCAAGGTAGAGTAGAAGCGAAGAGAAGAGTTCTGAACATGGTGAAAGCAATGGACGAAGAAGGATTCGGAAACTGTTCAAATACAGGAGCTTGTGAAGTGGAATGTCCTAAAGGAATTTCTCTTGAAAATATCGCAAGAATGAACAGAGAGTACATGGCTGCTTATGCAGACAGAGGATAA
- a CDS encoding fumarate reductase/succinate dehydrogenase flavoprotein subunit translates to MSKLDSKIPAGPLKDKWKNHKDHMNLVAPNNRDKIDIIVVGTGLAGGSAAATLAEQGYNVKAFCYQDSPRRAHSIAAQGGINAAKNYQGDGDSTYRLFYDTIKGGDYRAREANVYRLAEVSANIIDQCVAQGVPFGRDYGGQLDNRSFGGVQVKRTFYAKGQTGQQLLLGAYSSLSRQIGKGRVKMYNRHEMLELVIVDGKARGIIARNLVTGEIERHSAHAVVIASGGYGNVYFLSTNAMGSNVSAAWKIHKKGAYFANPCYVQIHPTCIPVHGTQQSKLTLMSESLRNSGRIWVPKKIEDSVAIREGKLRPENIKEEDRDYYLERRYPAFGNLVPRDVASRAGKERCDAGFGIENNDTKEGVYLDFSTEIIKKGKEAAIEKHIHNPTDQQIYDLGKAWIEEKYGNLFVMYEKITADDPYKTPMKIYPAVHYTMGGVWVDYNLQSTIPGCFVVGEANFSDHGANRLGASALMQGLADGYFVLPYTIADYLSADIRTGAIPTNTAEFDAAEKEIKDKVNFFVNNKGTHSVDHFHKQLGHIMWNKVGMGRTPEGLREAIAEIDQVKKDFWQNVKVMGETEGMNTELEKAFRVADFIELGQLMAIDALHRNESCGGHFREDHATPEGEAERDDDNFKYVAAWEYQGDDIKQEVLHKEDLVYENIEVKARSYK, encoded by the coding sequence ATGAGTAAATTAGATTCAAAAATTCCAGCTGGTCCACTTAAGGATAAATGGAAAAATCATAAAGACCATATGAACCTTGTTGCGCCTAACAACCGTGATAAAATTGATATTATTGTTGTAGGCACAGGTTTGGCAGGAGGCTCTGCAGCAGCTACTTTAGCTGAGCAGGGATATAATGTAAAGGCATTTTGTTATCAGGATTCACCGAGAAGAGCGCACTCGATTGCAGCTCAGGGTGGTATCAACGCTGCTAAAAATTATCAGGGTGATGGTGACTCAACATACAGACTGTTCTACGATACCATTAAAGGTGGTGATTACAGAGCGAGAGAAGCAAACGTTTACAGATTAGCTGAAGTTTCTGCAAATATTATCGACCAGTGTGTAGCACAAGGTGTACCGTTTGGTAGAGATTACGGCGGACAGTTAGATAACCGTTCATTTGGTGGGGTTCAGGTTAAAAGAACTTTTTACGCAAAAGGACAGACTGGTCAGCAGTTATTATTAGGTGCATATTCTTCATTAAGCCGTCAGATCGGAAAAGGAAGAGTGAAAATGTACAACCGTCACGAAATGCTTGAATTGGTAATCGTAGACGGAAAAGCAAGAGGAATTATCGCAAGAAACCTTGTGACTGGTGAAATCGAAAGACATTCTGCTCATGCTGTTGTTATAGCTTCTGGAGGTTACGGAAACGTATATTTCCTATCTACCAATGCAATGGGTTCAAACGTTTCTGCGGCGTGGAAAATACATAAAAAAGGAGCGTACTTCGCAAATCCTTGTTATGTTCAGATTCACCCGACATGTATTCCGGTTCACGGAACGCAGCAGTCTAAACTGACTTTGATGTCTGAATCATTGAGAAACTCCGGAAGAATCTGGGTTCCTAAGAAAATTGAAGATTCAGTAGCCATCAGAGAAGGTAAACTGAGACCTGAAAATATCAAAGAAGAAGACAGAGATTATTATTTGGAAAGAAGATATCCTGCATTCGGAAACCTTGTACCTCGTGACGTTGCGTCAAGAGCGGGTAAGGAAAGATGTGATGCCGGTTTCGGAATTGAAAATAACGATACTAAAGAAGGTGTTTACCTGGATTTCTCTACAGAAATTATCAAAAAAGGTAAAGAAGCCGCTATTGAAAAGCATATTCACAATCCTACAGATCAGCAGATTTATGATCTTGGAAAGGCCTGGATCGAGGAGAAATACGGTAACTTATTCGTAATGTATGAAAAGATTACTGCGGATGATCCTTACAAAACTCCAATGAAGATTTATCCTGCTGTTCACTACACAATGGGTGGTGTTTGGGTTGATTATAACTTACAGTCTACAATCCCTGGATGTTTCGTTGTTGGTGAAGCTAACTTCTCAGACCACGGAGCCAACAGATTGGGAGCTTCAGCGTTGATGCAAGGTTTGGCAGACGGATATTTCGTTCTTCCGTACACAATTGCAGATTATCTTTCTGCAGACATCAGAACAGGGGCAATTCCTACGAATACTGCTGAGTTTGATGCAGCCGAAAAAGAAATTAAAGACAAAGTAAACTTCTTCGTAAACAATAAAGGAACACATTCTGTAGATCATTTCCACAAACAGTTAGGACACATCATGTGGAATAAGGTTGGAATGGGAAGAACTCCGGAAGGCTTGAGAGAGGCAATTGCTGAAATCGATCAGGTAAAAAAGGATTTCTGGCAAAATGTAAAAGTAATGGGTGAAACTGAAGGGATGAACACAGAGCTTGAAAAAGCGTTCAGAGTTGCAGATTTCATCGAATTAGGACAGCTGATGGCTATCGACGCGTTGCACAGAAACGAATCTTGTGGCGGACATTTCAGAGAAGATCATGCAACTCCGGAAGGTGAGGCAGAAAGAGATGACGACAACTTCAAATATGTAGCAGCCTGGGAATATCAGGGAGATGATATCAAACAGGAAGTTCTGCACAAGGAAGATCTTGTTTACGAAAACATCGAAGTTAAAGCAAGAAGTTACAAATAA
- a CDS encoding succinate dehydrogenase cytochrome b subunit: protein MAGLTSSTIGRKYAMALSAMFLLSFLVIHVSSNITSIFSVDVYNEVAHFMGYNPLVQYALQPVLTIGILFHFIMGFILEIKNNKARPIKYANNNGSANSTWVSRNMIISGAVILAFFALHFYDFWFPELDYKFIQANTPDETRYWDELHHKFHDIWRVVLYVISFVLLGMHLAHGFQSSFQSVGARHPKYTPVIKAVGFWFSVIVPLGFIIIAVFHYVTQ, encoded by the coding sequence ATGGCAGGTTTAACAAGTTCTACTATAGGTAGGAAGTATGCAATGGCACTTTCGGCAATGTTTCTGCTGAGTTTCTTGGTGATACACGTGTCGTCAAACATCACATCGATTTTCAGTGTTGATGTTTATAATGAAGTAGCTCATTTTATGGGTTACAATCCTTTGGTTCAGTATGCTTTGCAGCCTGTGCTTACCATCGGGATTCTTTTCCATTTCATTATGGGATTCATCCTTGAAATCAAAAACAACAAAGCGCGTCCGATAAAATATGCCAACAACAACGGTTCGGCAAATTCTACATGGGTTTCCAGAAATATGATTATTTCAGGTGCTGTGATTCTGGCATTTTTTGCTTTACACTTTTACGATTTCTGGTTTCCGGAACTGGATTATAAATTTATTCAGGCCAATACACCTGACGAAACAAGATATTGGGACGAGCTTCACCATAAATTTCACGACATCTGGAGAGTGGTGCTTTATGTGATTTCATTCGTTCTTTTAGGAATGCACTTAGCTCACGGTTTCCAGTCTTCATTTCAGTCTGTTGGTGCAAGACATCCAAAGTACACGCCGGTAATCAAAGCTGTTGGTTTTTGGTTTTCGGTAATTGTTCCGCTAGGATTCATTATCATCGCAGTTTTTCATTACGTAACTCAATAA
- a CDS encoding ComEC/Rec2 family competence protein, translating to MILNRQPLLILVLSFILGIFFQDYFSFEQNSVYLILIFSLITSALFFLKNHFVFKSRNVFLTTLFFGIGISFHFYNSLHAGNLNLKTNETIVFKVSKKLNSNEKYKKYEVSARVGERSFDAIVSIGKDQKELDFNHYYRAKAYIVKPKSPEHDFQFDYSKYLKRKNIHYQCFVNDEISFAPRNDLNLTEKIRQKRLETLQEIDRSEMNFRSREFLKGIILADRTEIDSETVQDFNRSGLVHFLAISGTHIVVIFGMFYFLMMRFSSVQFKKYAIVISLLFIWIFAVFIGFGNSVVRSCIMISVYFIYVLLQRKPDLLHSLALSAFIILIIDTQQIFDVGFQLSFLAVLGIYWLNQPILKYLPRQDHYFKKLIFNTISISISAQLATLPLVLYYFHQFSLISILANFFIVPFSEVIIVFSFLMTALIGLNLDFDFINLIYDFVIQILLKIIHWFAGFDSVFFENIPMNLAEVFVLFGIVYLLKFTLDKFNLKNISNLILAVSLFFIIRISFNIIENHRDELLVHHYKKEIIVSVKTGNRVQFWLNSENEKDKIQQYLINPYLSNRRIEEFEIKTIPRSSKMVVFKGKTYPLK from the coding sequence ATGATTTTGAACAGACAGCCTCTTTTGATTCTGGTTCTTTCTTTTATCCTCGGGATTTTCTTTCAGGATTATTTTTCTTTTGAACAGAATTCTGTTTATCTCATTTTAATTTTCTCATTAATAACTTCAGCATTATTTTTCCTGAAAAACCATTTTGTATTTAAGTCCAGGAATGTTTTTCTCACCACTTTGTTTTTCGGAATAGGGATTTCGTTTCACTTTTACAATAGTTTGCATGCTGGAAATTTAAATTTAAAGACAAACGAAACCATTGTTTTTAAAGTTTCCAAAAAATTAAATTCAAACGAAAAGTATAAAAAATATGAAGTTTCGGCTCGGGTAGGAGAAAGGTCGTTTGACGCAATTGTAAGTATTGGAAAAGATCAGAAAGAATTGGATTTTAATCATTATTATAGGGCAAAAGCATACATTGTTAAGCCAAAATCTCCCGAGCACGATTTTCAGTTTGATTATTCGAAATATTTAAAACGGAAAAATATTCATTATCAGTGTTTTGTTAATGATGAAATTTCTTTTGCTCCAAGAAATGATTTGAACTTAACAGAAAAAATCCGTCAGAAAAGGCTTGAAACTTTACAGGAAATTGATCGTTCTGAAATGAATTTCCGCAGCCGTGAATTTTTAAAGGGAATTATTCTCGCAGACCGCACAGAAATTGATTCCGAAACTGTTCAGGATTTTAACCGTTCGGGTTTGGTGCATTTTCTGGCAATTTCCGGAACGCATATCGTTGTTATTTTCGGAATGTTTTACTTTCTGATGATGAGGTTTTCGTCTGTTCAATTTAAAAAATACGCGATAGTCATCAGTTTACTGTTTATCTGGATTTTTGCTGTCTTCATCGGATTCGGAAATTCCGTAGTGCGCTCCTGCATTATGATTTCGGTATATTTTATTTATGTTTTGCTCCAGAGAAAACCGGATTTACTTCATTCTTTGGCACTTTCTGCGTTTATTATTTTAATCATCGATACGCAGCAGATTTTTGATGTAGGATTTCAGCTGAGTTTTCTCGCAGTTTTAGGAATTTATTGGTTGAATCAGCCGATTTTAAAATATCTTCCACGGCAGGATCATTACTTTAAAAAGCTCATTTTTAATACCATTTCAATTTCCATCTCGGCGCAGTTAGCAACTTTGCCCTTGGTTTTATATTATTTTCACCAGTTTTCTTTGATTTCAATTCTGGCAAATTTTTTCATCGTTCCTTTTTCAGAAGTGATTATTGTTTTTTCTTTTCTGATGACTGCGTTGATTGGTTTAAACTTAGATTTCGACTTTATAAATCTGATTTACGATTTTGTTATTCAGATTTTACTTAAAATCATTCACTGGTTTGCCGGTTTCGATTCTGTCTTTTTTGAAAACATCCCGATGAATCTGGCTGAGGTTTTTGTTTTGTTCGGAATTGTCTATCTGCTGAAATTTACACTCGATAAATTTAACCTGAAAAATATTTCAAATCTGATTCTCGCTGTATCCTTATTTTTTATAATCCGAATTTCATTCAATATTATTGAAAATCATAGAGATGAACTGCTGGTGCATCATTACAAAAAAGAAATAATCGTCTCGGTAAAAACGGGAAACCGTGTTCAATTTTGGCTGAATTCTGAAAATGAAAAAGATAAAATCCAACAGTATCTTATCAATCCCTACCTGTCAAACCGCAGAATCGAAGAATTTGAAATCAAGACAATTCCTCGTTCTTCCAAAATGGTTGTTTTCAAGGGAAAAACATATCCGTTAAAATAA